From Haloferax marinisediminis, a single genomic window includes:
- a CDS encoding vWA domain-containing protein, with product MGNEDNRVSIVGERGGVMDSVTIKAGGGKLQDGEQITLIGEFVSQRTVHVDRETACRVSIRTDAETLYEVVLAPNDSGERLDLKVGSIYTIEGTVATAQTSLPYHETSCPECNGALRESATIDEYENLVSVSDALNLGGCFIVCDSIQSVNTASTELKDDWIPKETRTPARINSDYICVDCENVVPERELEFSRSDTNQPTLNACAAPANESLGLATGGARDASNFRENIAEGYAPQPDALSYEGLFYDYQFPTAESESTSDALFTPTFERAAGDNPVTGEREQFLSVGLDSTLNASEFERPALDLVAVLDISGSMSSPFDEYYYDANGTRKSTEATDPEQTKLNAATESLCALTRHLNNSDRFGVVLYNSDSHVAKPLSEVRTTDMGAIRGHIREVVAGGGTNMETGFTAARELLSGGDTNREQRVIFMTDAMPNVGETRSAPLVECATDASKEGIYTTFVGMGLDENAALMSKLSGIRGANHYFIHSASEFKTRLADEFDYMVSPLVFDLSLSIETDGCDVDAVYGAPNADISNGQILSIETLFPSPTTAGESRGGVILVRLHQLETEQPNVTLDLSWVESDSTTHGSRVTVDLPTDQHYDNRRIRKAVALSRYGRTLREWATSVRQSSKSADAGVDDWMARRETRTKHERESAPLRVSDSYAAVFDDLRDYLATESKTVDDDSMTREIAVIDDLLTHTDRKRPSR from the coding sequence ATGGGCAATGAGGACAACAGGGTGTCGATAGTTGGAGAGAGGGGCGGGGTTATGGATTCGGTCACAATCAAAGCTGGTGGCGGGAAGCTCCAAGATGGAGAACAAATCACGCTCATTGGAGAGTTTGTATCACAGCGGACGGTCCATGTTGATAGAGAAACAGCCTGTCGTGTCTCAATTCGAACTGACGCCGAAACGCTCTACGAGGTAGTACTCGCACCAAACGACAGCGGTGAACGACTTGACCTCAAAGTAGGTTCGATTTACACGATTGAGGGGACGGTCGCAACCGCTCAGACTTCGCTACCCTATCACGAAACATCGTGTCCAGAGTGCAATGGAGCACTCCGGGAGTCGGCTACCATAGATGAGTACGAAAACCTGGTCAGCGTCAGCGACGCATTGAATCTGGGCGGTTGTTTCATCGTGTGCGATAGTATCCAGTCCGTCAACACCGCCTCGACCGAACTAAAGGACGACTGGATACCCAAAGAAACTCGTACACCGGCACGGATCAACAGTGACTACATCTGTGTCGACTGTGAAAACGTGGTTCCAGAGCGAGAACTCGAGTTTTCTCGCAGTGATACAAACCAGCCTACCCTCAATGCGTGTGCGGCGCCAGCAAACGAGTCACTCGGACTAGCAACGGGTGGTGCTCGCGACGCTTCAAACTTCCGTGAGAACATCGCCGAGGGGTACGCCCCCCAACCGGACGCCCTGTCGTATGAAGGGCTCTTCTACGACTACCAATTCCCCACAGCAGAATCTGAATCAACGAGCGACGCCCTGTTTACCCCTACCTTCGAACGTGCGGCTGGGGACAACCCCGTCACTGGAGAGCGCGAACAGTTCCTCTCGGTCGGTCTCGACTCGACACTGAACGCCTCAGAGTTTGAACGGCCAGCACTCGATCTCGTAGCCGTCTTGGATATCTCCGGTTCGATGTCCTCGCCGTTCGACGAGTACTATTACGATGCAAACGGTACCCGAAAGAGCACTGAAGCCACTGACCCAGAACAGACGAAGTTGAATGCCGCAACTGAATCACTCTGTGCGCTCACTCGTCACCTCAATAACAGTGATCGGTTTGGGGTCGTACTGTATAATTCAGATTCTCACGTGGCAAAACCTCTCTCCGAAGTTCGAACGACCGACATGGGCGCAATTCGGGGTCACATCCGCGAGGTTGTTGCTGGGGGTGGCACGAACATGGAAACGGGGTTCACCGCAGCACGAGAACTCCTCTCAGGTGGCGACACCAACCGAGAACAGCGTGTCATCTTCATGACTGACGCGATGCCAAACGTCGGTGAGACCCGGTCGGCCCCGCTCGTCGAGTGTGCCACCGATGCTTCCAAGGAGGGAATTTACACGACGTTCGTCGGGATGGGACTCGATGAAAACGCGGCGTTGATGAGCAAGTTGTCCGGGATTCGCGGGGCCAACCACTACTTCATTCACTCTGCTAGTGAGTTCAAAACGCGACTCGCCGACGAGTTTGACTACATGGTCTCGCCGTTGGTTTTCGACCTGTCGTTGTCGATCGAGACTGATGGTTGTGACGTGGATGCTGTTTATGGTGCTCCAAATGCTGACATTTCGAACGGACAGATTCTTAGCATCGAGACGCTCTTCCCGTCACCGACCACAGCAGGTGAGTCCCGTGGAGGAGTAATTCTCGTACGGCTACACCAATTGGAAACCGAACAACCAAATGTTACGCTTGACCTCTCGTGGGTCGAAAGCGATAGCACCACTCATGGTTCCCGAGTCACGGTTGACCTCCCGACTGACCAGCACTACGACAACCGACGGATTCGAAAAGCAGTCGCTCTGAGTCGGTATGGCCGAACGCTTCGCGAGTGGGCCACGTCGGTTCGACAGTCCTCGAAGAGTGCAGACGCAGGTGTTGACGACTGGATGGCACGACGAGAAACTCGTACTAAACACGAACGTGAGTCTGCTCCACTTCGCGTCTCAGACTCGTACGCCGCCGTCTTTGACGACCTCCGAGACTACCTCGCTACTGAGTCAAAAACAGTCGACGACGATTCGATGACACGCGAGATTGCGGTCATAGACGACTTGCTGACCCACACTGATAGGAAAAGACCCTCGCGATAA
- a CDS encoding ParA family protein has translation MLTYSTYSEAGGVGKTTTAANLAVAHARAGVKPLVVPLDPQDGDLSRLFGVDDQRTDSVDNVVRHMIRRPNGEFNNLIRTVEGVDIVPEHNMLSDLAEFLQREKDQAEAMGEAFGMHAQLLRVLREAGVPDKYDVLICDPPATEGPHLYNAIHATRSLVIPVEPSAKGRAAVEGLEALVAGFEEQLGIDVGVLAAVPTGFKNTRDQRKILDEINYPIPEIISERASLMEGCWMEQCSAFSYVRDHRSRRRDYEVETLAQFDRLARQLEEQVGIEAPNPPEPGDVDHEVLTA, from the coding sequence ATGCTTACGTATTCGACCTACAGCGAGGCAGGTGGGGTCGGTAAAACGACCACCGCAGCAAACCTCGCGGTCGCACATGCTCGTGCCGGGGTAAAACCGCTTGTCGTCCCACTCGACCCGCAAGACGGAGATCTCTCGCGTCTCTTCGGCGTCGATGACCAGCGAACGGATTCGGTCGATAACGTCGTCCGTCACATGATCCGACGCCCGAACGGTGAATTCAACAATCTTATTCGGACTGTAGAAGGCGTCGATATCGTTCCTGAGCACAATATGCTCTCAGACCTGGCCGAGTTTTTACAGCGTGAAAAGGACCAAGCAGAGGCGATGGGTGAGGCATTCGGAATGCACGCCCAGTTACTTCGTGTGCTCCGCGAGGCAGGCGTTCCAGACAAATACGACGTTCTCATCTGTGACCCACCAGCAACGGAAGGACCACACCTCTACAACGCGATTCACGCAACCAGATCCCTCGTGATTCCCGTCGAGCCAAGCGCAAAAGGTCGTGCAGCGGTTGAAGGCCTCGAAGCACTCGTCGCAGGATTCGAAGAACAACTCGGTATCGACGTCGGCGTCCTCGCTGCAGTCCCAACAGGATTCAAAAACACCCGTGACCAGCGAAAAATCTTAGACGAGATTAATTACCCAATCCCAGAGATAATCAGCGAACGTGCGTCGCTCATGGAAGGGTGCTGGATGGAGCAATGCTCGGCGTTTAGCTACGTTCGCGACCATCGCTCTCGTCGACGCGACTACGAGGTCGAAACGCTTGCTCAGTTCGACCGCCTCGCAAGACAACTCGAAGAACAAGTTGGCATCGAAGCACCCAACCCACCAGAACCCGGCGACGTTGACCATGAGGTGCTAACTGCATGA